One genomic region from uncultured Subdoligranulum sp. encodes:
- a CDS encoding M23 family metallopeptidase: MIEPKQKPAGKPVHTAEKARLPRTAMRAVWLRTREGTRRFAAEEKQEGQYREAASLEEHAVDTAVSAAESAAEATLRGGKKFAQYIAQNQRKAHSDAIVVHEQASSAAAGEPRSPQTGHTPYYKGRNGYAERTRQPPGRNAVHTKTDIQDVHQSRLRHDSVYRFKVTTRRKPQPRQAPNPKTATVTARKNADANKVRQTAAKAARRAKQAAQAAQEATKKVADIVMAGLKALWAATQTLVAAIAAGGTAAVVIIIIICMIALVVGSSFGIFFAGESTGTGITIQEAVAQLNNEYQERLEEIEADIPHDRQEIVSNDGSYAIAWQDVLAVFAARTSGAVDGAPVAFIDEDNLNRLRDILWDMNAVDYRTDTNTSEVEMPDEDGNTTTTTVTETILTIELTHKTAEEMRAEYAFNARQNEYLTLLSGEDTAELWNQLLGGFVSGSGEVLSSAGDWQPTGALQWPLTITGTITSQFGYRTDPITDETSYHSGTDIAVPEGTPILAAADGTVSVANALDSWGGSYGYYVKLDHGNGLETLYAHCSSICVTAGQQVKAGQVIGFVGHTGRATGDHLHFEVYQNGQRTDALTYFTS, encoded by the coding sequence ATGATCGAACCCAAACAGAAACCGGCGGGCAAGCCCGTCCATACAGCGGAAAAAGCCCGTCTCCCGCGAACCGCGATGCGCGCCGTATGGCTGCGCACCCGCGAGGGCACCCGGCGGTTTGCGGCAGAGGAAAAGCAGGAGGGCCAGTACCGGGAAGCTGCTTCGCTGGAAGAACACGCTGTGGACACCGCTGTATCTGCGGCTGAATCCGCGGCGGAGGCAACTTTGCGCGGCGGCAAGAAATTCGCGCAGTACATCGCCCAAAACCAGAGAAAAGCCCACAGTGACGCAATAGTAGTACACGAACAAGCCTCATCGGCTGCCGCAGGAGAACCGCGCAGCCCACAGACCGGGCATACACCTTATTATAAAGGGCGCAATGGATACGCCGAACGAACTCGGCAGCCACCAGGCCGGAATGCTGTACACACCAAGACTGATATACAAGATGTTCATCAGAGCCGCCTGCGGCACGATTCTGTCTATCGTTTTAAGGTTACTACACGCAGGAAACCTCAGCCGCGCCAGGCACCCAACCCGAAAACAGCCACGGTCACAGCTCGCAAAAATGCCGACGCCAACAAGGTTCGCCAGACAGCTGCAAAAGCAGCCCGACGGGCGAAACAGGCTGCACAGGCAGCCCAGGAGGCAACCAAAAAAGTTGCCGACATCGTTATGGCTGGGCTCAAAGCTCTGTGGGCCGCCACACAGACGCTGGTGGCAGCGATTGCAGCGGGCGGTACGGCCGCGGTCGTGATTATCATAATCATCTGCATGATCGCGCTTGTCGTCGGTTCGTCGTTCGGCATTTTCTTCGCAGGGGAATCCACAGGTACCGGCATCACCATCCAAGAGGCGGTTGCCCAACTGAACAACGAATACCAGGAACGCCTTGAAGAAATCGAAGCCGACATCCCTCATGACCGTCAGGAGATCGTGTCCAACGATGGCAGCTACGCCATCGCGTGGCAGGATGTCCTGGCGGTTTTTGCCGCCCGTACCAGCGGCGCGGTGGACGGTGCGCCGGTTGCCTTTATTGACGAAGATAACCTAAACCGGCTCCGGGACATCCTGTGGGATATGAACGCGGTGGATTACCGCACAGACACAAATACCAGCGAAGTGGAAATGCCCGATGAAGATGGCAATACCACCACGACAACCGTGACAGAAACCATCCTCACCATCGAGCTCACCCACAAAACCGCCGAAGAAATGCGCGCTGAGTACGCCTTCAATGCCCGGCAAAATGAATACCTGACCCTTTTGTCAGGAGAAGACACCGCCGAATTGTGGAACCAGCTGCTGGGTGGTTTCGTTAGCGGCAGCGGGGAGGTTCTGTCGTCGGCGGGGGACTGGCAGCCGACCGGTGCCCTGCAATGGCCGCTGACGATCACCGGCACGATTACTTCACAATTTGGCTACCGCACCGACCCGATCACCGACGAGACCAGTTACCACAGCGGCACCGACATCGCCGTGCCCGAAGGCACCCCGATCCTGGCCGCCGCCGACGGCACGGTGAGCGTTGCCAACGCCCTAGACAGCTGGGGCGGCAGCTACGGCTACTACGTCAAACTCGACCACGGTAATGGCCTGGAAACCCTGTACGCTCACTGTTCCTCCATCTGCGTTACCGCCGGTCAGCAGGTCAAAGCCGGGCAGGTGATCGGCTTTGTGGGGCACACCGGGCGTGCCACCGGCGACCACTTACATTTTGAAGTGTACCAGAACGGTCAACGAACAGACGCCCTGACCTATTTTACATCCTGA
- the dinB gene encoding DNA polymerase IV encodes MPGRAILHIDANAFYASVEMQENPALRGKRIAVCGSKEDRHGIVLTASYPAKRMGVKTGMAIWEAQRCCRDLIIVPPHYREYMRYSGYMREILQDYTDQIEAFGLDESWADVTGSVGLLGSAMTMAQEISERVKRELGITVSIGVSDNKVTAKLGSDYKKPDAITRIEADNYKEIVYPLPVQDLLYVGRATQRKLNSYGIRTIGQLAQTDPGTLHGWFGKVGYSLSAFARGLDASPVAKQDHVAAVKSVGNSGTTPRDLVNDEDVWLMLLVMAESVAMRMRELNMKCTVVEVSVRDCDLNGFVRQRKIETPTSSSLEIAQVAFDLFKSNYRWSKPLRGVGVRGASLVPADTPVQLGFFSNAEKREKLERLDKAVDGVRERYGYTSVQRARIYTDRGLGAINPKDDHTVHPVGFFNAG; translated from the coding sequence ATGCCGGGCCGAGCCATACTCCATATCGACGCCAACGCATTTTATGCCTCGGTCGAAATGCAGGAAAACCCCGCCTTGCGCGGCAAACGCATCGCCGTCTGCGGCAGCAAGGAGGACCGTCACGGCATCGTGCTGACCGCCAGCTACCCCGCCAAGCGGATGGGCGTGAAAACGGGCATGGCAATTTGGGAGGCGCAGCGTTGTTGCCGCGACCTCATCATCGTGCCGCCGCACTACCGCGAGTATATGCGATACAGCGGCTATATGCGGGAGATCTTGCAGGATTACACCGACCAGATCGAGGCGTTCGGCCTGGATGAGAGCTGGGCGGACGTGACCGGCAGCGTGGGGCTGCTCGGCAGCGCGATGACCATGGCGCAGGAGATCAGCGAGAGGGTCAAGCGGGAACTGGGCATCACGGTGAGTATCGGCGTTTCTGACAATAAAGTCACCGCAAAATTGGGCAGTGACTACAAAAAGCCAGACGCCATCACCCGCATCGAAGCAGATAACTACAAGGAGATCGTCTATCCGTTGCCGGTGCAGGACCTGCTCTATGTGGGGCGTGCAACGCAACGTAAACTGAACAGCTATGGCATCCGCACGATCGGCCAGCTGGCGCAGACCGACCCCGGGACGCTGCACGGCTGGTTTGGCAAGGTGGGGTATTCGCTGTCCGCGTTCGCCCGCGGGCTGGATGCCTCGCCGGTGGCGAAGCAGGACCATGTGGCGGCGGTCAAGAGCGTGGGCAATAGCGGCACCACGCCGCGGGATCTCGTCAACGATGAGGATGTCTGGCTGATGCTGCTGGTCATGGCCGAGAGCGTCGCCATGCGGATGCGGGAACTGAACATGAAATGTACGGTGGTGGAGGTCAGCGTCCGGGACTGTGACCTGAACGGGTTTGTCCGGCAGCGTAAGATCGAAACGCCCACGAGCAGCAGTCTGGAAATCGCGCAGGTGGCGTTCGACCTATTCAAAAGCAACTACCGCTGGAGTAAGCCGCTGCGGGGCGTCGGGGTGCGTGGGGCCTCGCTGGTGCCGGCGGACACGCCGGTGCAGTTGGGCTTTTTCAGCAACGCCGAGAAGCGCGAAAAGCTCGAACGGCTGGACAAGGCGGTGGATGGCGTGCGCGAACGGTACGGGTACACCAGCGTCCAGCGGGCGCGAATTTACACCGACCGCGGGCTGGGGGCGATCAACCCCAAGGACGACCACACGGTGCATCCGGTGGGGTTCTTTAACGCAGGATAA
- a CDS encoding LexA family transcriptional regulator — MSWNERIKAAREAQKLTREQTVRKMRDYLPAGKTAAARTLVAWEQGDSEPKVTQAIALARALGYHEVSELFSQADGPQLNRLGMDRLEEYRRLLLQSDEFRAHPAVRRLRTLPVFLQPASAGTGQWLDDDLAEEMEVDDAVPAKAEFGVRLAGGSMSPRFADGQIVWARKAAQAENGEIVLCVLNDQGYCKKLKYDADGVYLVSLNPAYSPIPVQENDEFRIAGVVVG, encoded by the coding sequence ATGAGCTGGAACGAACGCATCAAGGCCGCGCGTGAGGCGCAAAAACTGACCCGTGAGCAGACTGTGCGCAAAATGCGGGACTATCTGCCTGCAGGCAAAACGGCCGCCGCCCGCACCCTCGTCGCCTGGGAGCAGGGCGACAGCGAACCCAAGGTGACCCAGGCCATTGCGCTGGCGCGGGCGCTGGGATACCATGAGGTCTCCGAGCTGTTCAGCCAGGCGGATGGCCCGCAGCTCAACCGGCTGGGAATGGACCGGCTGGAGGAATATCGCCGCCTGCTGCTGCAATCGGACGAATTCCGGGCGCATCCCGCCGTGCGCCGCCTGCGCACGCTGCCGGTGTTTTTGCAGCCCGCTTCCGCCGGCACCGGCCAGTGGCTGGACGACGATCTGGCTGAGGAGATGGAGGTGGACGACGCCGTCCCGGCCAAGGCCGAGTTTGGCGTGCGGCTGGCGGGCGGCAGTATGTCGCCGCGCTTTGCGGATGGGCAGATCGTCTGGGCGCGCAAGGCCGCGCAGGCCGAGAACGGCGAGATCGTGCTGTGCGTGCTGAACGACCAGGGCTATTGCAAGAAGCTAAAATATGATGCCGATGGCGTGTATTTGGTCTCGCTGAACCCAGCCTATTCCCCCATCCCGGTGCAGGAAAACGACGAGTTCCGCATTGCCGGGGTCGTGGTGGGGTAA
- a CDS encoding SOS response-associated peptidase, translating to MCGRYQFSSKESREMQKILRDAERRSRGRFPGELNFPMAGDVAPTQVAPVLIASGDKVVAEYQRWGIPGWRGGLMINARAETVCDKPMFRRSMAAQRCVIPASGYYEWDAGKHKYFFQVPGQPIYLAGIYDNVDGTNCYVVLTTEPNASVQGIHDRMPLILSHEQVRPWLTDPQAALTLLTIVPPALQKTCEDGQLSFADLA from the coding sequence GTGTGTGGCCGTTACCAGTTTTCTTCCAAAGAAAGCCGCGAGATGCAAAAGATCCTCCGCGACGCCGAGCGCCGCAGCCGCGGGCGGTTCCCGGGCGAGCTGAACTTCCCGATGGCGGGCGACGTCGCGCCTACCCAGGTCGCGCCGGTGCTGATCGCCAGCGGCGACAAGGTCGTGGCGGAATACCAACGTTGGGGCATCCCGGGCTGGCGCGGCGGACTGATGATCAACGCCCGCGCCGAGACAGTCTGCGACAAGCCGATGTTCCGCCGCAGCATGGCCGCCCAGCGGTGCGTGATCCCAGCCAGCGGCTATTATGAGTGGGATGCAGGCAAACACAAATACTTCTTCCAGGTGCCGGGGCAGCCGATCTATCTGGCGGGCATCTACGACAACGTGGACGGCACCAACTGCTATGTGGTGCTGACCACCGAGCCCAATGCCTCGGTGCAGGGTATCCACGACCGGATGCCGCTGATTTTGTCCCACGAGCAGGTACGCCCATGGCTGACCGACCCGCAGGCAGCGCTGACGCTGCTGACCATCGTGCCGCCGGCGCTGCAAAAGACCTGCGAGGATGGGCAGTTGAGTTTTGCCGATTTGGCGTAA
- a CDS encoding DUF6465 family protein — protein sequence MRKPVNQATDPTAVESPKKTRAPRKKAVKKAHTPPVAVHLQVGGQDYDCAAIVEAARTDYRATHKTGIHSCRVYIKPDEQTAYYVINKVEGKVDIAPIETQ from the coding sequence ATGCGTAAACCTGTCAACCAAGCCACTGATCCAACCGCCGTCGAAAGCCCCAAAAAGACAAGAGCGCCCCGCAAAAAGGCCGTGAAAAAGGCCCACACGCCGCCTGTGGCCGTCCACCTTCAGGTCGGCGGTCAGGACTATGACTGCGCCGCCATTGTGGAGGCGGCTCGCACCGATTATCGGGCTACGCACAAGACCGGCATCCACTCCTGCCGCGTGTACATCAAGCCGGATGAACAGACAGCCTATTATGTCATCAACAAGGTGGAGGGCAAGGTAGATATTGCCCCCATTGAAACGCAGTAA